One Pyxicephalus adspersus chromosome 3, UCB_Pads_2.0, whole genome shotgun sequence genomic window carries:
- the LOC140327526 gene encoding vomeronasal type-2 receptor 26-like — protein sequence MASVTTIPIAQILSIYGYSQLDRYLRQVQYGDGIEKRLYYNENGEMNTIYSIYNLVTFHNELNSYRYVGSYTPWAQPDEQLFINATAITWRHDSKMVPRSQCSENCPPGKRKAKNNMQQICCYDCVQCSEGEISNVTDSQNCIKCLAIEYANDKKDRCILRQEEYLAYSDTLSIALLSFSVLLAITSILILIIFILYRETPIVKANNKNLSFILLVSLSVCFLCVFLFIGRPADSTCMFRQIVFGITFSISMSSVLAKTIMVCIAFIASRPGSFWRKLVGMKLLNSSIVVLTSFVEIILSITWLTLSPPYQDMDTTTYQKKIVIECNKGSTVAFYTVLGYLGFLAGVSFTVAYIARKLPDQFNEARYIAFSMLVFCSVWIAMIPTYLSTKGKNALAVEIFSILASSTGLLGCIFFPKCYIILIKPQMNRKTHIFKKVSK from the exons ATGGCTTCTGTTACAACTATTCCTATAGCCCAAATACTGAGCATATATGGGTACTCACAG TTGGACAGATATTTAAGACAAGTTCAATATGGTGATGGGATTGAGAAAAGACTGTACTATAATGAAAATGGAGAAATGAACACAATCTATTCTATTTATAACTTGGTAACTTTCCACAATGAGCTTAACAGTTATAGGTATGTGGGTTCATACACACCATGGGCTCAGCCAGATGAACAACTTTTTATCAATGCAACAGCAATTACTTGGAGACATGATTCTAAGATG GTTCCAAGATCTCAATGTTCTGAAAACTGTCCACCTGgtaaaaggaaagcaaagaatAATATGCAGCAAATCTGCTGTTATGACTGTGTACAATGTTCTGAGGGAGAAATCTCTAATGTAACTG atagccaaaactgTATAAAATGCTTGGCCATAGAGTATGCCAATGACAAGAAGGATCGGTGTATATTAAGACAAGAAGAATATTTAGCTTATTCGGACACTCTTTCCATTGCACTTTTATCTTTCTCTGTTCTTTTAGCAATTACTTCTATTCTAATactaataattttcattttatatcgGGAAACACCAATTGTCAAAGCTAATAACAAGAATCTGAGTTTTATTCTCCTTGTCTCCCTGTCAGTCTGTTTCCTATGTGTGTTCTTGTTTATTGGACGCCCTGCTGATAGCACTTGTATGTTCAGACAAATTGTTTTTGGAATCACATTTTCCATTTCGATGTCTTCAGTGTTGGCCAAGACTATTATGGTCTGCATTGCCTTCATAGCATCCAGACCTGGCAGCTTCTGGAGAAAACTGGTTGGGATGAAATTATTAAATTCTTCCATTGTTGTCTTGACTTCTTTTGTAGAAATTATATTAAGCATCACCTGGTTGACACTTTCACCTCCTTATCAAGATATGGACACGACGACTTATCAAAAAAAGATTGTGATTGAGTGCAATAAGGGATCCACAGTTGCTTTCTATACTGTTCTTGGATATTTAGGATTCTTAGCAGGTGTTAGTTTTACTGTTGCATACATAGCCAGAAAATTGCCTGATCAGTTTAATGAAGCCAGGTACATtgccttcagcatgctggtgttctgtaGTGtctggattgccatgatcccaaCCTATCTTAGCACCAAAGGGAAAAATGCACTGGCTGTGGAAATTTTCTCTATTTTAGCATCAAGTACTGGACTTTTAGGATGtattttctttccaaaatgttacattatactgaTTAAGCCCCAAATGAATAGAAAGacccatatatttaaaaaggtaagCAAATAA